Proteins co-encoded in one Pseudobdellovibrionaceae bacterium genomic window:
- the rlmN gene encoding 23S rRNA (adenine(2503)-C(2))-methyltransferase RlmN has translation MVNFFDFKLQDFAEFLKSKGEKPFRAQQIYKWVYVKKVYDPELMTDLSVAFRAQVKEWVSFNLPEIVDHRISKDGTQKFLFAVGEGFTVETVMIPADQRKTLCVSSEVGCNLACKFCYTGKEKLKKRLSAGQIVGQFVQVQNILEQQEQTPLTNVVFMGMGEPLDNPTAVFHSIDILNQPHGLNFSRKRVTVSTSGLVPMIPLISDSGARLAVSLNGSNNQVRSDIMPVNKKWPIEDLLKACEAHIQKTGQDVTFEYVMLKGVTDQMEHAGELAELLRGMRCMINLIPFNEHPGSGYFKPDMQTVLSFQRYLMKRGIKVYIRQTRGEDIFAACGQLNAVNQQHPQYHATTVLPS, from the coding sequence ATGGTTAATTTTTTTGATTTTAAACTCCAAGATTTTGCCGAGTTTTTAAAGTCTAAAGGGGAAAAACCCTTTAGGGCTCAGCAGATATACAAATGGGTTTATGTCAAAAAAGTGTATGACCCTGAGCTGATGACAGACCTTTCCGTGGCTTTTCGGGCACAGGTGAAGGAGTGGGTGAGTTTTAATCTTCCTGAGATTGTAGATCACCGTATCAGTAAGGACGGAACACAAAAATTTCTCTTTGCTGTAGGTGAAGGTTTTACAGTTGAAACTGTAATGATTCCCGCAGACCAAAGAAAGACCCTGTGTGTGTCTTCTGAAGTGGGTTGCAATTTAGCTTGTAAATTCTGTTACACAGGTAAAGAGAAGCTTAAAAAGCGACTTTCTGCGGGCCAAATTGTGGGGCAATTTGTGCAGGTGCAAAATATCTTAGAACAGCAAGAGCAAACCCCCCTGACCAATGTGGTGTTTATGGGTATGGGCGAGCCTTTAGATAATCCCACCGCGGTCTTTCATTCCATTGATATTTTAAATCAGCCCCATGGATTGAACTTCTCTCGCAAACGAGTGACCGTCTCCACATCAGGACTGGTGCCCATGATTCCTTTGATTTCTGATTCTGGTGCACGTTTGGCTGTTAGCTTAAATGGGTCTAACAATCAAGTTCGCAGTGACATTATGCCAGTAAATAAAAAATGGCCCATTGAAGATCTGTTGAAAGCCTGTGAGGCTCATATTCAAAAGACAGGTCAAGATGTGACTTTTGAATACGTGATGCTTAAGGGAGTGACGGATCAAATGGAGCATGCAGGGGAGTTAGCCGAGCTTCTTAGAGGTATGAGATGCATGATCAATCTGATTCCTTTTAATGAACATCCAGGCTCTGGTTATTTTAAGCCGGATATGCAAACGGTGTTGTCGTTTCAGAGATACTTAATGAAAAGAGGGATCAAGGTTTATATTCGTCAGACTCGAGGCGAAGACATCTTTGCAGCTTGCGGACAGCTTAATGCCGTTAATCAACAACACCCGCAGTACCATGCCACGACAGTTCTGCCTTCATAA